The window CTCTCCCACCTGGGGGTGGCGCGGGAGGTGGCGGTGCTCACCGGTTCCCGCCTCACCGTGCCCCGCCGACTTCCGCGGGAGGGCAAGGAGGCGGCGAAGCGCCTGGCGGGGGTGCAGATCGCCGACCCCGACCTGTGCCCGCGCTACGTCGCCCGGGTCATGAGGGGCGTGCGGGTCGGTCCCTCGCCGTTCTGGCTCCGCCGCCGGCTGGAAGCGTGCGGGATTCGGCCGATCAATAACGTAGTGGATGCCACCAACTACGTCATGCTGGAGGTCGGACAGCCGATCCACGCCTTTGACCTCAGTCTGTTGAAGGAGCGGCGCGTCGTGGTCCGCCGGGCTCGAGCGGGGGAGCACCTGACCACGCTGGATGGGGTCACCCGCCCTCTCAGCTCCGGGATGCTGGTGATTGCGGACGCCGCCGACCCGGTGGCCGTGGCGGGGGTGATGGGGGGGGCCGGCACCGAGGTCCGCCCGGACAGCACCGACCTCCTCCTGGAGAGCGCCATCTTCGACCCGCTGAGCGTCCGCCGGACCGCCAAGGCCCTCGGCCTCTTGACCGAGGCCTCCTACCGCTTCGAGCGGGGGGTGGACCCCGGGGCCCCGGCGGGGGCAGCCGACCGGGTGGCCCATCTCATCCAGGAGACGGCCGGGGGGACCGTCGCCCCCGGCCTCCTGGACGCGAAGCCGGTTCCCCTCGTCCCGCGCCGCGTGACCCTGCGCCTGCCCCGAGCAGCGGCCATCCTGGGGGCGCCGGTGGAGGCGGCCGCCGCGAGCCGCATCCTCCGGGGCCTCGGCTTCGCGGTCCGACGCGGGCGCGGGAGGAGTCTCGCGCTCACGGTCCCCTCCTGGCGAGCCGACGTGACCCGGGAGATCGACGTGATCGAGGAGGTCGCCCGGGTCCAGGGTTTCGAGAAGATCCCGGCCTCCCTTCCTGCCGGCCGGGCGGTGATGCCCGCCCGCCTGGAGGAGAGGCGGCTCGAGGGAGCCGTCCGGCGCCTGTTGGTCGCCTCCGGGTATCAGGAAGTGGTCAATTTCTCCTTTACAAGAGAAGAGGCGTTTGATACGTTCACGCTGCCGCCCGGTCACCCGCTCCGGGATGCGGTCAGGATCCGGAATCCGCTGGGGGGCGGGGAGACATTGCTCCGCACCTTCCTCCTGCCTGCCCTCCTGCAGGACCTGCTGACCAACGAGCGCCATGGGATCCGGTCGGCGTGGCTCTTCGAAGTCGCCCACGTCTATCGCCCGATCGCCGGGGAGCGGCTTCCCCGGGAGGAAGGGCGGCTGGCCGCCGTGGCCAGCGGCGCGCGCGGGTGGATCCACTGGAGTGGGGACACCGGAGCCGTCGACTTCTTCGACGCGAAGGGGACGCTGGAAGCGTTGGGCCGGACCCTGGGGATCCCGATCGCCTTTGGCGCGGAAGGGCAT of the Candidatus Methylomirabilis sp. genome contains:
- the pheT gene encoding phenylalanine--tRNA ligase subunit beta, producing MRISYAWLKEFLGELPPPADLASRLTMAGLEVEAVEAVGGDFSQVVVGRVETTAPHPISGKLTCCRVTVGGEPLPIVCGAPNVRAGDWVPVALPGAVLPGGRRIEATPIQGERSQGMLCSERELGLGPDGDGILILPGPLTLGRPLQEALPVADHLLGIAVTPNRGDCLSHLGVAREVAVLTGSRLTVPRRLPREGKEAAKRLAGVQIADPDLCPRYVARVMRGVRVGPSPFWLRRRLEACGIRPINNVVDATNYVMLEVGQPIHAFDLSLLKERRVVVRRARAGEHLTTLDGVTRPLSSGMLVIADAADPVAVAGVMGGAGTEVRPDSTDLLLESAIFDPLSVRRTAKALGLLTEASYRFERGVDPGAPAGAADRVAHLIQETAGGTVAPGLLDAKPVPLVPRRVTLRLPRAAAILGAPVEAAAASRILRGLGFAVRRGRGRSLALTVPSWRADVTREIDVIEEVARVQGFEKIPASLPAGRAVMPARLEERRLEGAVRRLLVASGYQEVVNFSFTREEAFDTFTLPPGHPLRDAVRIRNPLGGGETLLRTFLLPALLQDLLTNERHGIRSAWLFEVAHVYRPIAGERLPREEGRLAAVASGARGWIHWSGDTGAVDFFDAKGTLEALGRTLGIPIAFGAEGHVPYLHPGRQAVVLAGGEAVGSAGEVHPEVCARLGLGGRPAAFEVDLDRLLARATPVAQHRPLPRFPAVIRDVAVLVPADLPAARVRAVIEAAGGALVEAVTLFDLYEGEKIPAGHRSLAFSVAYRAADRTLTDAEVNAAHGEVLARLQAELGASIR